The genomic segment CAGGATCGATAGCGTCCTGTGCGTCCGCCTCAGGCGGAGCCTGGGCGGGGTCCGAAGACCCCGCCGAAGCCTGATGTCTTGCTGAGCGCGGGGTCTTCGGATCCTGTCGCCCAGGCGTGGGATGAGAGGGACTCATCGCTACTTCGCCTCGTCGTCGTCGACAACCTCGTAGTCGGCATCGACCACGTCGTCGGCCGGAGCCTCGCCCTCGGCGCCTTCGCCGGCTGCGTCGTGGCCTTCGGCAGCCTGGTAGACAACCTCGGCAAGCTTGTAGCTGGCCGTCTGCAGCGACTCGGTCTTGGCCTTGATCTCGTCGACGTCGGTGCCCTCAAGCGCCTTCTTCAGCGCATCGCTGGCCTCGTTGACCTCGGTCTTCGTCTCGTCCGGAACCTTGTCGCCAAGATCCTTGAGGGTCTTCTCGGTGGCGTAGACCAGGGTGTCGGCGGTGTTGCGCGCCTCGACCTCTTCCTTGCGCTTGCGGTCCTCGTCAGCGTGCTTGTCGGCGTCGGTGACCATGCGCTCGACTTCGTCGTCGGACAGCGCCGTGGTGCCGGTGATGGTGATGCGCTGCTCTTGACCGGTTCCGCGGTCCTTGGCCGAGACATTCACGATGCCGTTGGCGTCGATGTCGAACGTGACCTCGACCTGCGGCACGCCGCGCGGGGCTGACGGGATGTTCATCAGGTGGAACTTGCCCAGCGTCTTGTTGTCGCCAGCCATCTCGCGCTCGCCCTGTAGCACGTGGATCTCGACGCTCGTCTGGCCGTCTGCGGCCGTCGTATACGTCTCGGTCTTGCGCGTCGGGATGGTGGTGTTGCGCTCGATCATCTTGGTCATGACGCCACCGAGCGTCTCAACGCCGAGAGACAGCGGCGTGACGTCCAGCAGCAGGATGTCCTTGACGTCGCCGGAGAGCACGCCGCCCTGGATGGCCGCGCCAACCGCGACGACCTCGTCCGGGTTGACGCCCATGTGCGGGTCCTTGCCGGTCATCTTCTTGACCAGCTCCTGGACGGCCGGCATGCGGGTCGAGCCGCCGACGAGGATGACCTCGTCGATCTCGCCCATCGAGACGCCAGCGTCCTTCATGGCCGACTCGACCGGCTTGCGGGTGCGCTCGAGCAAGTCGCCCGTGACCTTCTCGAACTCGGCACGCGATAGGGTGATGTCGAGATGCTTGGGGCCGGAAGCATCGGCGGTGATGAAGGGCAGGTTGATGGTGGCCTGCTGCGTGGTCGAGAGCTCCATCTTGGCGCGCTCGGCGGCCTCCTTGAGGCGCTGCAGGGCCATCTTGTCGGCACGA from the Coriobacteriia bacterium genome contains:
- the dnaK gene encoding molecular chaperone DnaK, with amino-acid sequence MAKVLGIDLGTTNSAMAVLEGGEPTIIINAEGDRTTPSVVAFRKDGERVVGKAAKNQAVTNPENTITSIKRFIGRKFEETVAERKTISYEVAKGKDGRVEVDIEGKGYTPEEISAMVLQKLKSDAEKYLGETITQAVITVPAYFNDTQRQATKDAGRIAGLEVLRIINEPTAAALAYGLDKGDKSQTILVFDLGGGTFDVSILELGDGVFEVKSTNGDNHLGGDDWDHKVIDWLADKFKSDHGIDLRADKMALQRLKEAAERAKMELSTTQQATINLPFITADASGPKHLDITLSRAEFEKVTGDLLERTRKPVESAMKDAGVSMGEIDEVILVGGSTRMPAVQELVKKMTGKDPHMGVNPDEVVAVGAAIQGGVLSGDVKDILLLDVTPLSLGVETLGGVMTKMIERNTTIPTRKTETYTTAADGQTSVEIHVLQGEREMAGDNKTLGKFHLMNIPSAPRGVPQVEVTFDIDANGIVNVSAKDRGTGQEQRITITGTTALSDDEVERMVTDADKHADEDRKRKEEVEARNTADTLVYATEKTLKDLGDKVPDETKTEVNEASDALKKALEGTDVDEIKAKTESLQTASYKLAEVVYQAAEGHDAAGEGAEGEAPADDVVDADYEVVDDDEAK